In Phytoactinopolyspora mesophila, the following are encoded in one genomic region:
- a CDS encoding TIGR02677 family protein, which yields MTVDNRKHAQSESGTDSRFGVFAHLRSEHSDVYRRIMCVFVTAKERFHVHLRPADVYSEMLVDGGPVIELDDIGQKLESLEGWGNVRSDPDTSRVTAVEDFYRRRLLYQLTHAGDAAERALRTFDEALGRRGALQAVALADIELGLRELIALAADDHPDLGKLRNALNGLTARFTDLAENASAFMSSLQRSIDLQGASEEAFVAYKDKLVEYLERFIQDLVTVGASIAGLIKDIDGERIDHLLGMVASEEAADEAPDPDDPQAELARKNAHERWRNRWYGLTSWFVSADSRDSQAKLLRTRALAAIPALLDVVREVNDRRAGRSDRSADFLTLARWFALAPADGDRHRLWHSAFGLGSARHLTVDPDTLARWDADVATVGTPWSEAQPVMVSPQLRKTGSYERRGKPNQVTDRSEYKAMLAASAAEEAEQTARARQAVLTSGPVYLSQITELERPAFQLFLTLLGDALAARVPGQESAEVTVGDGSLRIRLQALPDAQIVEIPSTDGVLRGPDHIVEIVDAAADPARAGTESGAA from the coding sequence GTGACGGTCGACAACCGTAAGCATGCACAGAGTGAGTCCGGAACGGACAGCCGGTTCGGCGTATTCGCACACCTGCGGTCCGAGCACAGCGACGTGTACCGGCGGATCATGTGTGTCTTCGTCACGGCCAAGGAACGTTTCCACGTGCACCTGCGCCCGGCAGATGTGTACTCGGAGATGCTGGTCGACGGCGGCCCTGTCATCGAGCTGGACGACATCGGGCAGAAGCTTGAAAGCCTCGAAGGCTGGGGCAACGTACGCTCTGACCCGGACACCAGCCGGGTCACCGCGGTGGAGGACTTCTATCGCAGGCGGCTGCTGTACCAGCTCACGCATGCCGGCGACGCTGCGGAGCGTGCACTGCGAACCTTTGACGAGGCATTGGGCCGGCGCGGGGCGCTGCAGGCAGTGGCGCTTGCCGACATCGAGCTTGGATTGCGTGAGCTCATCGCGCTCGCCGCGGACGATCACCCTGACCTGGGCAAGCTGCGGAACGCGCTGAACGGTCTCACGGCGCGCTTCACCGACCTGGCCGAAAACGCTAGCGCGTTCATGTCGTCGCTGCAGCGCAGCATCGACCTGCAAGGGGCCAGTGAGGAAGCGTTCGTTGCGTACAAGGACAAGCTTGTCGAGTATCTCGAACGGTTCATCCAGGACCTCGTCACCGTCGGCGCGAGCATCGCCGGCCTGATCAAGGACATCGATGGGGAACGAATCGACCACCTGCTGGGCATGGTCGCCTCGGAAGAAGCGGCAGACGAGGCGCCTGATCCCGACGACCCGCAGGCGGAACTGGCACGCAAAAACGCCCATGAGCGGTGGCGCAACCGGTGGTATGGCCTCACGTCGTGGTTCGTCTCCGCCGACAGCCGAGACAGTCAGGCCAAGCTTCTCCGCACCCGGGCGCTCGCCGCGATACCGGCGCTGCTGGACGTGGTCCGCGAGGTCAACGACCGCAGGGCTGGGCGTTCGGACCGGTCAGCCGACTTCCTGACCCTGGCGCGCTGGTTTGCTCTCGCCCCTGCGGACGGTGACCGGCACCGGCTGTGGCACTCGGCGTTCGGTCTGGGCTCTGCCCGTCACCTCACCGTCGACCCCGACACCCTGGCCCGATGGGACGCCGACGTCGCCACCGTGGGTACGCCGTGGAGCGAGGCGCAGCCGGTGATGGTCTCGCCACAGTTGCGTAAGACAGGAAGCTACGAGCGCCGTGGCAAACCCAACCAGGTCACCGACCGCAGCGAGTACAAGGCCATGCTCGCGGCCAGTGCGGCGGAGGAAGCCGAGCAGACCGCCCGCGCCCGCCAGGCTGTACTCACCAGCGGTCCGGTGTACCTTTCCCAAATCACCGAACTTGAGCGGCCCGCGTTCCAACTGTTCCTAACCCTGCTCGGCGACGCGCTGGCGGCCCGGGTGCCGGGCCAAGAGTCGGCGGAGGTCACCGTCGGCGACGGAAGCTTGCGCATCCGGCTGCAGGCACTGCCGGATGCGCAGATTGTCGAGATTCCCAGTACCGATGGCGTGCTGCGCGGCCCGGACCACATCGTCGAGATCGTCGACGCTGCCGCCGACCCGGCACGCGCCGGTACGGAGAGTGGGGCGGCATGA
- a CDS encoding TIGR02678 family protein produces the protein MTDGPSEQQQRATRILLKKPLLRAVEVDAFRAVRPHVPQLRTWFELNTGWRLHADSDVIRLLKEPSAPDDPTRPAVDPRSKAAFSRRRYILFCLALAALERADAQIPLGRLAEQVMLLAHSPVLEGSGVEFTLAGREQKADLVAAVRLLLELGVLTRVAGDEEDYLRDTGDVLYDISRRVLSQLLASRRGPSTIDAPTLDQQLAALSAPDMFDSHDMRNRRIRHRLTRRLLDDPVLYFDELDEHEAEYLRSQRSAIIRRISEQTGLVGEIRGEGIAMVDPDDDLTDVKMPDTGTGGHVTLLLAEALAAEPDRVHSMAELHERTRRLVQAHKGYWRKTAQEPGAEVALAGTAVGRLEALRLAERREDGVRALPALARFAVAEPVVRGAGPS, from the coding sequence ATGACCGATGGCCCCTCGGAGCAGCAGCAGCGCGCCACCCGCATCCTGCTCAAGAAGCCGTTGCTGCGTGCCGTCGAAGTCGACGCATTCCGTGCCGTACGCCCGCACGTCCCGCAGCTTCGTACGTGGTTCGAGCTCAACACCGGCTGGCGCCTGCATGCGGACTCCGACGTGATCCGCCTGCTCAAGGAGCCGTCCGCTCCGGACGACCCCACCAGGCCGGCGGTGGATCCGCGCAGCAAGGCGGCGTTCAGCCGTCGCCGCTACATCCTTTTCTGCCTGGCGCTTGCTGCGCTGGAGCGAGCCGATGCGCAGATTCCCCTCGGCCGCCTGGCCGAGCAGGTGATGCTTCTGGCACATAGCCCCGTCCTGGAAGGCAGCGGCGTAGAGTTCACCCTGGCGGGCCGGGAACAGAAAGCCGATCTCGTGGCTGCGGTCCGGCTACTGTTGGAGCTCGGCGTGCTCACGCGGGTGGCCGGAGACGAGGAAGACTACCTACGCGACACCGGTGACGTGCTCTACGACATCTCCCGCCGGGTCCTGTCCCAACTGCTGGCATCGCGGCGCGGACCGTCCACCATCGACGCACCGACACTGGACCAGCAACTTGCCGCCTTGTCCGCGCCCGACATGTTCGACTCACATGACATGCGCAACCGGCGCATCCGGCACCGTCTGACCCGCCGCCTCCTTGACGATCCGGTGCTCTATTTCGACGAGCTGGACGAGCACGAAGCGGAGTACCTTCGGAGCCAGCGGTCCGCGATCATCCGGCGGATCAGCGAGCAGACCGGGCTGGTGGGGGAGATCCGCGGTGAAGGCATCGCCATGGTCGACCCCGACGACGACCTCACCGACGTCAAGATGCCCGACACCGGCACCGGCGGGCACGTCACCCTGCTGCTAGCCGAGGCCCTGGCGGCCGAGCCAGACCGGGTGCACTCCATGGCAGAACTGCACGAGCGAACCCGTAGACTCGTCCAGGCGCACAAGGGCTATTGGCGCAAAACCGCCCAAGAGCCAGGCGCTGAGGTCGCTCTGGCTGGCACCGCAGTGGGCCGACTGGAAGCCTTGCGGCTGGCCGAACGGCGCGAGGATGGTGTGCGTGCGCTGCCCGCCCTCGCCCGGTTCGCCGTGGCTGAGCCGGTTGTTCGCGGCGCCGGACCCAGCTAG